One Bdellovibrionales bacterium genomic region harbors:
- the cadA gene encoding cadmium-translocating P-type ATPase, which produces METDLQLIGMTCVNCAAKIEKSLNELDGVQATVNFATEKAHIVFAPESAIQIEDLIKAVQGVGYQAFPLNSEVEVARAKEEAAAEYRRDLRHFVISALLTAPFLVEMFVMFTGGHHELLPRWVQLILATPVQFWIGYRFYRGSFFALRAKTANMDVLVALGTSMAYLLSAIVTLRGWTEQHVYFEASTAVITLILLGKLMESRAKGKTSEAVEGLIRLQPMTAFVEASGEIREVSVSDLKKGDIVVVKNGESIPVDGIVVSGESSVDESMLTGESLPVTKKQEDAVYAATLNLEGSLRVKATSVGNQTQLAHIIKIVTAAQGSKAPIQRLADKISGIFVPVVVAIAVVTFFATWVLTQNLQAAFVASVSVLVIACPCALGLATPTAVVVGIGKAAQAGILFRDAKALELAEKIEVLVLDKTGTITEGKPVVTNLQIMAETYSREQILQISLDLEQGSSHPLAHAVIEEARKAGLTPRPVQGFSAIPGKGVQATVDGKSYFLGRVDERAPMGLVLDNRVLANFEVKDRIRESSKEAIAEIQSQGVRVMMLTGDNEATAKAIAAEARISEFKHGVHPADKANVILMLKRKKHRVAMVGDGINDAPALAMADVSFAMSSGTDIAIEAADVTLMKNDLRSVGLAMKLSKVTLKKIRQNLFFAFIYNTLGIPLAALGLLNPVIAGAAMAMSSVSVVSNSLLLKKTKITEGK; this is translated from the coding sequence ATGGAAACTGATCTACAGCTGATAGGTATGACGTGCGTAAATTGCGCGGCGAAAATCGAGAAGTCGCTCAACGAGTTGGACGGTGTCCAAGCCACGGTCAATTTCGCAACAGAGAAAGCTCACATCGTGTTTGCGCCGGAGAGTGCGATCCAGATTGAGGATCTTATCAAAGCCGTCCAAGGTGTGGGTTACCAGGCATTCCCGCTCAATTCCGAAGTTGAGGTGGCTCGAGCAAAAGAAGAGGCCGCCGCTGAGTACCGTCGCGATTTGAGGCATTTTGTAATTTCAGCTCTTTTGACCGCTCCATTTTTGGTGGAGATGTTCGTCATGTTCACCGGTGGGCACCACGAACTGCTGCCGCGCTGGGTGCAATTAATTCTGGCAACGCCTGTGCAGTTCTGGATTGGCTACCGTTTTTACCGCGGTTCGTTCTTCGCCCTTCGCGCAAAAACAGCCAATATGGATGTGCTGGTCGCCCTTGGCACTTCGATGGCGTATCTCCTCAGTGCCATCGTCACATTGCGTGGATGGACTGAACAGCACGTGTACTTTGAGGCAAGCACCGCGGTCATTACTTTGATCCTGCTTGGAAAATTAATGGAGTCGCGGGCGAAGGGGAAGACCTCTGAAGCGGTTGAAGGACTGATTCGCTTACAGCCGATGACTGCTTTTGTGGAAGCCTCCGGAGAAATTCGTGAAGTCAGCGTGAGCGATCTTAAAAAAGGCGATATTGTTGTTGTCAAAAACGGCGAATCTATTCCCGTCGATGGGATTGTCGTCTCTGGCGAATCTTCGGTGGATGAGTCAATGCTCACCGGAGAAAGCCTGCCTGTGACAAAGAAACAAGAAGATGCCGTGTATGCGGCGACTTTAAACCTCGAGGGCAGTCTTCGTGTCAAAGCAACGAGCGTCGGCAATCAAACCCAGCTCGCGCATATTATTAAAATCGTGACGGCGGCCCAAGGGTCCAAGGCGCCGATTCAGAGGCTTGCGGATAAAATTTCTGGCATCTTTGTGCCGGTGGTAGTGGCGATTGCCGTTGTCACTTTCTTTGCAACATGGGTGTTAACTCAGAATCTTCAAGCGGCCTTTGTTGCTTCGGTTTCTGTCTTGGTGATCGCATGTCCTTGTGCTTTGGGGCTGGCGACGCCGACGGCAGTGGTCGTTGGTATCGGGAAGGCGGCTCAGGCGGGGATATTATTCCGCGATGCCAAAGCGCTTGAGTTGGCGGAAAAAATTGAAGTCCTCGTCTTAGATAAAACCGGCACCATCACGGAGGGAAAACCCGTTGTTACGAATTTGCAGATCATGGCTGAGACCTATTCGCGCGAACAGATCCTGCAGATTTCATTGGATCTGGAGCAGGGCTCTTCGCATCCGCTGGCGCATGCGGTGATTGAAGAGGCCCGGAAAGCGGGCCTCACTCCTCGCCCGGTTCAGGGGTTTTCTGCAATTCCGGGAAAAGGTGTGCAAGCGACGGTGGATGGAAAGAGCTATTTCCTCGGTCGCGTTGATGAACGTGCGCCAATGGGCTTGGTGTTAGACAATCGCGTGCTGGCGAATTTTGAAGTCAAAGATCGTATCCGTGAGAGTTCGAAAGAAGCGATTGCAGAGATTCAGAGCCAGGGCGTCCGAGTCATGATGCTGACGGGGGATAATGAAGCCACGGCGAAGGCGATCGCCGCTGAGGCACGTATTTCGGAGTTCAAACACGGCGTCCACCCGGCGGATAAGGCCAATGTGATTTTAATGCTGAAAAGAAAAAAACACAGAGTGGCAATGGTCGGAGATGGAATCAACGATGCTCCGGCGCTGGCGATGGCGGACGTGAGTTTTGCAATGTCTTCCGGAACTGACATCGCCATTGAGGCTGCGGATGTGACTTTAATGAAGAATGACTTGCGCTCCGTGGGCTTAGCAATGAAACTTTCTAAAGTGACTTTGAAAAAGATCCGTCAGAATTTGTTCTTTGCTTTTATCTACAACACTCTTGGCATTCCGCTGGCGGCACTGGGGTTGTTGAATCCGGTGATTGCTGGGGCGGCTATGGCGATGAGCTCCGTTTCGGTGGTCAGTAATTCATTGTTATTAAAGAAAACCAAAATCACAGAGGGAAAATAA
- a CDS encoding alkaline phosphatase family protein yields the protein MFRIFLIFVTISSISVASTAASKPVPSSGKTRRALVIGIDGARGDLIYNQAWVQQRAPNLQKLMASGKFAVCKDVYDTQCARTHSGPKTGRGFQWLTAPGWASVLTGVDNSKTQVFDNRDASFLNFMKSTKTYPTFLKRLRDEAGVKVAASGVGAFMVSAHKKDIKAGIVDYECDSPEARTMRISPAMTSSCNLDERRAGNSDDSKRDSKMTEWMKQQMANPQMGLVMGVFDQVDEAGHEHGFGSNKYYTGAIAATDGLIGDLMTVVKTRALQEGEEWLVILTSDHGGHRLLTFGMHDTWPDHDTAVPFVVATLGISLPPLKDLTYPVTQMDTHATVMQWFGKESPKSDGRVQGL from the coding sequence GTGTTCAGAATTTTTCTCATCTTTGTCACTATTTCTTCAATTTCTGTAGCGAGCACGGCAGCGAGTAAACCCGTGCCTTCCTCTGGGAAGACTCGTCGAGCATTAGTCATCGGCATAGATGGTGCACGCGGGGATCTCATTTACAATCAAGCCTGGGTTCAGCAGAGGGCTCCGAATTTGCAAAAGCTCATGGCCAGCGGAAAGTTTGCGGTTTGCAAAGATGTCTATGATACTCAGTGCGCGCGCACTCATAGCGGTCCGAAAACAGGTCGGGGCTTTCAGTGGCTGACAGCTCCAGGCTGGGCTTCGGTTTTAACGGGAGTTGATAATAGTAAAACTCAAGTCTTCGACAATCGTGATGCTTCGTTTTTGAACTTTATGAAGTCCACAAAAACTTATCCGACATTTTTAAAACGTCTGCGTGATGAAGCGGGTGTTAAGGTCGCGGCCTCGGGTGTCGGTGCGTTTATGGTGAGTGCCCACAAAAAAGATATTAAAGCCGGCATTGTCGATTATGAATGCGATTCACCTGAAGCGCGAACAATGAGGATTTCACCTGCGATGACCTCCTCCTGTAATTTGGATGAGCGTCGCGCAGGGAATAGCGATGATTCCAAACGTGATTCCAAGATGACAGAATGGATGAAGCAACAAATGGCAAATCCGCAAATGGGCCTTGTCATGGGAGTCTTTGATCAGGTCGATGAAGCGGGGCATGAGCACGGATTTGGTAGCAATAAATATTATACCGGTGCGATCGCAGCGACAGATGGGTTGATTGGCGATCTTATGACGGTGGTGAAAACGCGCGCTCTTCAAGAAGGTGAAGAGTGGCTGGTGATTCTGACTTCAGATCACGGCGGGCATAGGCTTTTGACTTTTGGAATGCATGACACTTGGCCGGATCACGACACGGCCGTACCCTTTGTGGTTGCGACTTTGGGGATATCATTGCCGCCGTTGAAAGATCTGACTTATCCGGTAACTCAGATGGACACCCATGCGACCGTGATGCAGTGGTTTGGCAAAGAGTCGCCGAAATCAGATGGGCGAGTGCAAGGTCTTTAA
- a CDS encoding HlyC/CorC family transporter produces MLEFIVVIACLVLNAILSGTEMAFVSTGRVQLRELARQGSARAQHLIEMKSRPERILSIIQIGITLVGAIAAAVGGAGAEESLSPYFESRFHVSADTAESISLALVVLPLTVFSVIFGELFPKAIALRNPNKIAMMMTPFLRISDKILSPLINLLENSTNLLLRLFNIKQSTGIDSSGEGERPGYAVSFGIMKRLNVKDIMVPLREVIRLNCNMGIQEVSKIISESGHTRLPVQKENRITGILNSKEFHLFKDSNQTDWLAIVRGALYLEENTDIMTALKMLQGQHKHMAIVISAGEPVGIVTIEDIIEEFIGDIYDEDDDNLVKQLVRSRANLRRR; encoded by the coding sequence ATGCTGGAATTTATCGTTGTTATCGCCTGCCTTGTTTTAAACGCCATTCTCTCCGGCACAGAGATGGCTTTCGTCTCGACCGGAAGAGTTCAGCTCCGTGAACTTGCGCGCCAAGGCTCTGCCAGAGCTCAACACTTGATTGAAATGAAATCACGCCCGGAGCGGATTCTTTCCATCATTCAGATCGGAATCACCCTTGTCGGAGCTATTGCTGCCGCGGTGGGGGGAGCTGGTGCCGAAGAGTCCCTCTCTCCTTACTTTGAGTCTCGTTTCCACGTTTCTGCCGACACCGCCGAGAGCATTTCTTTAGCCCTGGTGGTTCTGCCTTTAACAGTTTTTAGTGTCATTTTTGGTGAATTGTTCCCCAAGGCCATCGCTCTTCGCAATCCCAATAAGATTGCCATGATGATGACCCCGTTTTTACGCATTTCTGATAAAATTCTAAGCCCCCTCATTAACCTCTTAGAAAATAGTACGAACCTCTTATTAAGACTTTTTAATATCAAGCAGAGCACAGGAATTGATAGCAGCGGCGAAGGAGAACGCCCCGGTTATGCGGTTTCTTTTGGGATCATGAAACGCCTGAACGTCAAAGACATCATGGTTCCCCTTCGCGAGGTCATCCGCCTGAATTGCAATATGGGAATTCAAGAGGTTTCTAAGATCATCTCAGAGTCAGGCCACACCCGCCTGCCGGTACAAAAAGAAAATCGCATCACCGGGATTTTAAACTCCAAAGAGTTTCATCTTTTTAAAGACTCCAATCAGACAGACTGGCTCGCCATTGTTCGCGGAGCTCTTTACCTCGAAGAAAACACCGACATTATGACAGCCCTCAAGATGCTCCAAGGGCAGCATAAGCACATGGCCATCGTCATTAGCGCCGGTGAGCCCGTTGGTATCGTCACGATTGAAGACATCATCGAGGAATTCATCGGTGACATTTATGACGAAGACGACGATAACCTTGTCAAGCAACTCGTCCGCTCTCGTGCGAACCTTCGCCGCCGCTAA
- a CDS encoding TIGR02147 family protein, which translates to MAQELDKASAILLKKYFEGRNKNARWSQRAFAKRVGLSSGALSEIFQGKRKLSAQLKKKVAEKLDLSPLEEMEFFEQELPNHLKKNGVEYHLLDADHTHLISEWWHFAILNLVKTKDFEPQPKWIASRLGMSLVTVEEAWDRLFRLGYLNKTGDKIVRKHPRLKTSDGIVSSAVQSAHIQDTKLIEKAIKEVAVDLRDHTSMTLVMNKENMARAKEMIRLFQDRFSEEVETPVGEEVYRLSMAFFPLTKTKEATCV; encoded by the coding sequence ATGGCGCAAGAATTAGATAAAGCATCCGCAATCCTTTTAAAGAAATATTTTGAAGGGCGAAATAAAAATGCTCGCTGGTCTCAGCGTGCTTTCGCAAAGCGTGTGGGGCTGAGCTCCGGGGCTCTCTCAGAGATCTTCCAGGGAAAGCGCAAGCTCTCAGCGCAACTGAAAAAGAAAGTGGCAGAGAAACTCGATCTGTCTCCGCTGGAAGAGATGGAGTTCTTTGAACAAGAACTGCCAAATCATCTTAAAAAGAACGGCGTTGAATATCACTTACTTGATGCAGATCACACACATCTTATTTCTGAGTGGTGGCACTTCGCGATTTTAAATCTTGTCAAAACCAAAGACTTTGAGCCGCAGCCGAAATGGATCGCCAGCCGCCTCGGAATGAGCCTGGTCACGGTAGAAGAGGCCTGGGATCGACTTTTCCGTTTGGGGTATTTGAATAAAACCGGCGACAAAATCGTGCGCAAACATCCCCGTCTTAAAACGAGTGATGGAATTGTCAGCAGTGCTGTGCAAAGCGCGCACATTCAGGATACGAAGCTGATAGAGAAGGCGATTAAAGAAGTCGCTGTCGATCTCCGTGACCACACGTCGATGACACTTGTAATGAATAAAGAAAACATGGCTCGTGCCAAAGAAATGATCCGTCTTTTTCAGGATCGCTTTTCAGAAGAGGTTGAAACTCCCGTTGGCGAAGAAGTTTATCGTCTGTCAATGGCCTTTTTTCCTCTGACAAAAACGAAGGAGGCTACATGCGTTTAG
- a CDS encoding TIGR00730 family Rossman fold protein has protein sequence MTTKRICVYCGAGTGNNPQFAAVAKQLGHALAAHHIELVYGGGKVGLMGIVADAVMEKGGRVTGIIPQKLMDLEQGHTGITDLRIVNDMHERKAAMAAMADAFIALPGGFGTLEELFEVLTWSQIGYHTKPVAILDVDNYYHHLHQFIQHALSTDLIKKQYGQLFQVTHSIETALKICLV, from the coding sequence ATGACAACAAAAAGAATCTGCGTCTATTGTGGTGCCGGAACCGGTAACAATCCACAGTTTGCTGCCGTTGCAAAACAACTGGGCCATGCACTGGCCGCTCATCATATTGAACTCGTCTATGGCGGCGGCAAAGTCGGCCTAATGGGTATTGTTGCCGACGCAGTGATGGAAAAAGGCGGACGCGTGACCGGGATCATTCCGCAAAAGCTGATGGACCTGGAACAAGGCCATACTGGAATCACCGATCTTCGCATCGTCAATGATATGCACGAAAGAAAAGCCGCGATGGCGGCCATGGCGGATGCCTTTATTGCGCTGCCTGGCGGGTTCGGCACTCTTGAGGAGCTCTTCGAGGTTCTGACTTGGTCACAGATCGGCTACCACACCAAACCGGTTGCGATTCTCGATGTGGATAACTACTACCATCATCTTCACCAGTTCATTCAGCATGCACTCAGTACCGACTTGATCAAAAAACAATATGGGCAACTCTTTCAAGTCACCCATAGTATTGAGACGGCTTTAAAAATCTGTCTCGTTTAA
- a CDS encoding serine protease translates to MGTKSFLLLSLILLASCHRVVVREAEFLENQSRHIIGGENASTKEFPFIVNIWQNSPKDSFVDHLCGGSLVAKNWVLTAAHCVLEDVTDKTVGPVKIAELSLFVGSDLISGEGGHEYKVKNIIVHPDFSWPKHDIALIELTEDVTDVTPIVMNAKKDLGASDTGLVATVAGWGLTDSQGRIDGKNLQKVSVPLISRAQCDQDWFPQKRGWNIESDMLCASSTGDTKSACPGDSGGPLVVSENGVATLIGVVSWGNACRGADVLHRSNVEGYADVADALSWIQKTINKR, encoded by the coding sequence ATGGGAACTAAGTCATTTCTTCTATTGAGTCTGATCCTTCTCGCCTCTTGCCACCGTGTCGTCGTCCGCGAGGCCGAATTCCTAGAAAACCAAAGCCGCCATATCATCGGTGGCGAAAATGCCTCCACCAAAGAATTCCCGTTCATCGTCAACATCTGGCAAAACAGCCCAAAAGACAGCTTCGTCGATCATCTTTGTGGCGGAAGCCTTGTGGCAAAAAACTGGGTGCTCACGGCTGCTCACTGCGTGCTTGAAGATGTCACTGATAAAACCGTTGGCCCTGTGAAAATCGCAGAGCTCAGTCTTTTTGTCGGCAGCGATTTGATCTCGGGCGAAGGCGGCCACGAGTACAAAGTAAAAAACATCATCGTTCATCCGGACTTTTCTTGGCCAAAGCACGACATCGCTCTCATTGAACTCACGGAAGACGTCACGGACGTAACTCCTATCGTGATGAACGCAAAGAAAGATCTTGGCGCTTCTGACACGGGCCTGGTTGCTACCGTCGCCGGCTGGGGACTTACAGACTCTCAGGGCCGGATCGACGGCAAAAACCTGCAGAAGGTTTCTGTGCCGCTGATTTCACGCGCTCAATGTGACCAAGACTGGTTCCCGCAAAAGCGCGGCTGGAATATTGAATCTGATATGCTCTGTGCTTCCAGCACCGGTGACACGAAATCCGCGTGCCCAGGTGACAGTGGCGGTCCGTTGGTCGTTTCAGAAAACGGCGTTGCCACTCTGATCGGTGTCGTGAGCTGGGGCAATGCCTGCCGAGGCGCCGATGTCCTTCATCGCTCAAATGTAGAAGGTTATGCCGATGTGGCCGATGCGCTCTCGTGGATTCAAAAAACCATCAACAAGAGGTAG
- a CDS encoding cysteine rich repeat-containing protein, with translation MTKIISTCVFVLGISMIAKADHKEGHHGGPCEKDAQTYCAKVTGGHGEKVKCLKENEAKLSPECKAHIAEAKEAMKEISEACHADMENFCHDVKKGGGRVMKCMKEHKDQLSAGCKAEIEEKKAERKKK, from the coding sequence ATGACAAAAATTATTAGCACCTGTGTATTTGTACTCGGCATTTCGATGATTGCAAAAGCAGATCACAAAGAAGGCCACCACGGCGGACCTTGCGAAAAGGATGCGCAAACTTATTGCGCGAAAGTGACCGGCGGTCATGGCGAAAAAGTAAAATGCTTAAAAGAAAATGAAGCAAAACTTTCTCCGGAGTGTAAGGCTCACATCGCTGAAGCAAAAGAAGCAATGAAAGAGATCTCGGAAGCTTGCCATGCGGATATGGAAAACTTCTGCCACGACGTTAAAAAAGGTGGCGGCCGCGTGATGAAGTGCATGAAAGAGCACAAAGATCAGCTTTCTGCAGGTTGTAAAGCAGAGATCGAAGAGAAAAAAGCTGAACGCAAAAAGAAGTAA
- a CDS encoding matrixin family metalloprotease, whose translation MRSQSKWSAALTIVSISSMLVLFNNCSKNGFGEVSVNPSALEAHAAESDFAVIGPDGSIVNSKSNLDSNAIHSEKVYWNGNGNAGTAPRWRNGVVNWYYNPAGQPSVFTTDQALAILQKSMATWQAVCGIKWVYQGTTTRTTAQTSDQYVTIGWGSAHGYTGGYTTVMWDGNLYLVDSDAEFSSTGIRDATAFFGVANHELGHQLGLDHSDVVESIMYANPYHDVNYMATLRNDDVTGCVGLYGQSLVAPTPTPTPSATPVMTPTPTATPKPTATPTPVPTATPKPTVTPKPTPKPTPRWRGR comes from the coding sequence ATGCGCAGTCAATCCAAATGGTCAGCGGCTCTTACTATCGTAAGTATCAGTTCAATGCTTGTGCTCTTTAACAACTGTTCTAAGAATGGCTTCGGCGAAGTTTCTGTCAACCCTTCTGCCCTTGAAGCGCACGCCGCTGAAAGTGACTTCGCAGTCATCGGTCCCGATGGCAGCATCGTGAACAGCAAATCGAATTTAGACTCCAACGCCATTCACAGCGAAAAAGTTTATTGGAATGGTAACGGCAATGCAGGAACAGCTCCACGCTGGAGAAACGGCGTTGTAAACTGGTACTACAACCCAGCCGGCCAACCGAGCGTTTTCACAACCGACCAAGCTCTCGCGATTTTGCAAAAGAGCATGGCGACGTGGCAGGCGGTCTGCGGTATTAAATGGGTTTATCAGGGAACAACCACTCGCACCACAGCTCAGACTTCAGATCAATATGTCACAATCGGCTGGGGCAGTGCCCACGGTTATACTGGGGGTTACACGACAGTAATGTGGGACGGAAATCTCTATCTAGTTGATAGCGATGCGGAGTTCAGCAGCACAGGTATTCGCGATGCCACTGCTTTCTTTGGTGTAGCAAACCATGAACTAGGACATCAATTGGGACTAGATCACTCTGATGTGGTTGAGTCCATCATGTATGCGAACCCTTACCACGATGTAAATTATATGGCGACACTTCGTAATGACGACGTCACTGGATGCGTTGGTTTGTATGGTCAATCGTTGGTAGCTCCAACGCCGACACCAACACCTTCAGCAACTCCGGTGATGACACCGACGCCGACAGCAACGCCAAAACCGACTGCGACTCCGACTCCAGTGCCTACGGCAACACCGAAGCCAACAGTCACACCTAAACCAACGCCGAAGCCAACTCCACGTTGGCGCGGGCGCTAA
- a CDS encoding DUF1254 domain-containing protein — MTFNKRCLQEIILALLLLISLPLQAKLEAQSQELSDQEIVDAYNYYLGRLLVLRQEQNDFDKDGFKWNQFVHRDVGGVQWANPNLDVAYSEAWIAIDKQNCSIVEVPKITGRYYTVQVLNGWGETTANINERNDPAHPNGKFAFCLNESKVNLPEGTERINLPNEKSRVLARVELGKKPQEALRLQKEFKIYSTGKPKISASPKIAHFTNSRLPGAEAFANAQQVLTSDPDISEGMANYQANVMAISRAIADPKQKARINSVIEKQAIPEFRKSFADLGATQNGWTRPNPIGNYGANYKVRTAVNYGGIWANSDKEAVYFKTNVDSTGQELDGSEHYKMTFPKEALPQSMARYFWSVIVVDAQNFQVIPNQLKRYNLNNSSPLKYDKDGSLTLVFSNRLPLNEAESNWIPTPLGENYYLTFRFYGPNDKLLSGKYFPPPLVKQTSAISQNTLR; from the coding sequence ATGACGTTCAACAAAAGATGTCTCCAAGAGATTATTCTCGCTCTTTTACTGCTGATCAGCCTGCCTCTTCAGGCAAAGCTCGAGGCGCAAAGCCAAGAACTCAGCGACCAAGAAATCGTCGACGCGTATAACTACTACTTGGGCCGCCTTTTGGTTTTGCGCCAAGAACAAAATGATTTTGATAAAGACGGCTTTAAATGGAATCAATTCGTTCATCGCGATGTCGGTGGCGTTCAATGGGCAAATCCCAATCTCGATGTCGCTTACAGTGAGGCCTGGATTGCCATCGACAAGCAAAATTGTTCTATTGTCGAAGTTCCAAAAATCACCGGACGCTACTACACCGTTCAAGTTTTAAACGGCTGGGGCGAAACGACGGCAAATATCAACGAACGCAACGACCCCGCCCATCCTAACGGCAAATTCGCATTTTGCCTCAACGAAAGCAAAGTGAACTTGCCGGAAGGAACGGAACGCATCAATCTCCCGAATGAAAAGTCCCGGGTTCTCGCGCGGGTTGAACTTGGGAAAAAGCCCCAAGAGGCCCTCCGTCTTCAGAAAGAGTTTAAAATCTATTCGACAGGAAAGCCAAAAATCAGCGCTTCGCCAAAGATCGCTCACTTCACAAACTCGCGTCTGCCGGGGGCTGAAGCTTTTGCCAATGCTCAGCAGGTCCTCACCAGCGATCCTGATATCAGCGAAGGCATGGCGAACTATCAGGCCAACGTGATGGCCATTTCACGCGCCATCGCCGACCCAAAACAAAAGGCTCGCATCAATTCGGTTATCGAAAAGCAAGCGATCCCGGAATTTCGTAAAAGCTTCGCCGATCTGGGAGCTACACAAAATGGCTGGACTCGTCCAAATCCTATTGGCAACTACGGCGCAAACTACAAAGTACGAACAGCGGTGAATTACGGCGGCATCTGGGCCAATAGCGACAAAGAGGCGGTGTACTTTAAAACCAATGTCGATAGCACCGGCCAAGAGTTGGACGGCTCTGAACACTACAAAATGACATTTCCTAAAGAAGCCTTACCGCAGTCCATGGCCCGCTACTTCTGGTCGGTCATTGTCGTTGATGCTCAAAACTTTCAAGTGATTCCCAATCAGCTGAAGCGCTACAACCTGAACAACTCTTCACCACTGAAATACGACAAAGACGGCTCACTCACTCTGGTCTTTTCCAACCGTCTGCCGTTAAACGAAGCCGAGAGCAACTGGATCCCCACTCCCCTTGGTGAGAACTACTATCTGACATTCCGTTTCTATGGCCCGAATGACAAGCTCCTCAGTGGCAAGTATTTTCCGCCACCGCTGGTAAAACAGACGAGCGCGATTAGTCAGAATACGCTGCGATAG
- a CDS encoding M20/M25/M40 family metallo-hydrolase, which translates to MIKLVTLFSWVLYFSAAHASNAMDFDKSTNNVRKLTSTLIEQNTTNPPGNEAKAVETLTALLKKAGISYHIDEFAPGRKSLVARLPGSSTGLKPLLLLAHLDVVGTENQDWTTAPHKLTEKEGYLYGRGVIDDLSMAAASVEILVLLKKYNTPLKRDVILALTGDEESGGAGLSSLLKKHPEWVQAGIVLNEGGSPLLDKNGRVSMVRYQVAEKTQQDYILKANSKGGHSARPSQDNAIVRLAKALKNISEIQHPRKLQPVMKNFFEEKAKNEESRFAKLFRKIAASTGLIDEEDFKLLNDRPGIAASLTTTCTPTLISGGTRANVLPSEASATVNCRIVPDENPEVVLKRLQEATKNQDIEVTLGPSMDGNSNISPTEGEGPAAIRKIAGEMWPGVPVVAGSQLGMTDARRYRALGVPAYGINPFPLNESDLVRTHGADERMPVSSLRTGVEFYYRLVKELSSH; encoded by the coding sequence ATGATAAAACTGGTAACGCTTTTTTCATGGGTTCTCTATTTTTCTGCCGCGCACGCTTCGAATGCGATGGACTTCGACAAATCCACAAACAACGTTAGAAAACTCACTAGCACTCTCATCGAGCAGAACACGACCAATCCTCCCGGCAACGAAGCAAAAGCCGTTGAAACTCTGACCGCTCTTTTAAAGAAAGCGGGAATCTCCTATCATATCGACGAATTTGCGCCGGGGCGAAAGAGCCTCGTTGCCCGCCTGCCAGGAAGCTCCACGGGACTAAAACCTCTTCTCTTACTTGCTCACTTGGATGTTGTGGGAACAGAAAATCAAGATTGGACGACAGCCCCCCACAAACTCACCGAAAAAGAGGGCTACCTCTACGGCCGCGGAGTGATCGACGATCTTTCGATGGCGGCGGCAAGCGTTGAGATTCTTGTTCTATTAAAAAAATATAACACTCCCCTCAAGCGCGATGTGATTCTCGCGCTGACTGGCGATGAAGAAAGCGGCGGCGCGGGCTTAAGTTCACTCTTAAAGAAACATCCTGAGTGGGTGCAAGCGGGAATTGTCTTGAACGAAGGTGGCTCGCCGTTGCTGGATAAAAACGGCCGTGTTTCCATGGTCCGCTATCAAGTGGCCGAAAAAACCCAGCAGGATTATATTCTGAAAGCCAACAGCAAAGGGGGCCACTCGGCTCGCCCCTCTCAGGACAATGCGATTGTCCGGTTGGCAAAAGCGCTTAAAAATATCAGCGAAATTCAGCACCCTCGAAAACTACAACCTGTGATGAAAAACTTCTTTGAAGAAAAAGCAAAGAACGAAGAGTCCCGGTTCGCAAAACTTTTCCGCAAAATCGCTGCTTCAACAGGTTTGATTGATGAGGAAGATTTTAAACTCCTCAATGATCGCCCCGGAATAGCGGCCTCTCTGACAACGACGTGCACACCGACTTTGATTTCAGGCGGAACGCGCGCCAACGTTCTGCCGTCAGAAGCAAGCGCCACAGTGAACTGCCGGATCGTCCCTGACGAAAATCCTGAAGTGGTTTTAAAACGTCTGCAGGAGGCCACAAAGAACCAGGACATTGAAGTGACTTTGGGGCCTTCCATGGACGGGAACTCCAACATTTCACCCACGGAGGGTGAAGGTCCTGCCGCGATTCGCAAAATCGCCGGCGAAATGTGGCCAGGGGTTCCCGTGGTTGCCGGCAGCCAGCTCGGCATGACGGATGCTCGTCGCTATCGTGCTCTCGGTGTTCCCGCCTATGGTATCAATCCTTTCCCACTAAACGAAAGTGACCTTGTTCGAACCCACGGAGCCGACGAGCGAATGCCGGTCTCGAGTCTGCGCACCGGAGTGGAGTTTTACTATCGTCTAGTTAAGGAACTTTCGTCTCATTAA